Genomic DNA from Candidatus Kapaibacterium sp.:
ATCTTAACTCGGGATGGATTTGTTCCGGTTCTGCCTTTGTTTCTTGCAACATTATGATGTCGGGGTTTTCCTGTTCTATGAAGGCGAAGAGCTTGTTATCACGTGAGACTTGGTCATATTTTCGTGAAGGATTTTGCCCAAGTAAGGAGCGGATTCCATTTATATTCCAAGATATTATTTTCATATTTCCTTTCTCGTAATTAATATTTTAGTCAATACGAAAACTATAGAAAAAAATTATAATCTTATTCTCGGAGACATGATTTGCAATCATCAAACTAAATGATAATACACTAATTTCGTTCTCCTAAACTATAATTTTAGTGTAAATTCAGCTTGATTTGGAATCAGGTTTAAACTTAGTTGAAAACTTGAGCGATTTTTTTCTTAAATTTGTATTTTGTATAAATTCATAAGCACGTGTATTGATTAGTAAATGGGAAACATTGTCGGAAACTCAGGTAGCCGATTTGAGAATTTTCAGGGCTAAAAGCATCGAAAGATTGAACCCCGTTAGTATGCAACGAGGTTTTTTTACGGTTCTTGACTCTCCTGATTGGGTAAACATCCTTCCAATTACTGATGACGGAAATATCGTTTTTGTGAAGCAATACAGGCATGGGTCTGATTCTGTCAGCTTAGAATTGCCCGGTGGATTGAAAGAAAAAAACGAGCCTGCAATTGATGCCGCTAAGCGTGAATGTATCGAAGAAACGGGTTATATTGGCGCAGGTGAACCGATTCAAATTGGTGTCAGTCTCCCCAATCCTGCTTTCTTGACTAATAAATGCACAAGTTTTGTATGGTTGGATTGCAAGAAATTAAGCAATCAAAAGCTCGACAGCCACGAAGTGATTGATGTGGTAACGATTCCGATTCCTGAAATTAGAAATTTGATATTATCCGGTGAGTTGAATCATTCGGTAATACTTACAGCATTATTTTATTATTCTTTAAAATATGGTTTATAGACAATGGGCAAAGTAATAGCAATAGCGAACCAAAAAGGCGGAGTAGGCAAAACTACGACTTCTATCAATTTATCTGCATCACTTGCGGCAAATGAGTATAAAGTATTGCTGATAGATATTGACCCTCAGGCAAATACTTCAGCCGGAGTGGGTATTGATACTAAACGTTCCGACCACACAATTTACGAAGTATTGGTCAATGACATCGAAGTCAATTCTACCATTATGCAAACGGAGATGCCCTACTTGTCATTGTTGCCATCGCATATCAATCTGGTAGGTGCAGAAATCGAAATGGTTAGCATCAAACATCGCGAGCTTATACTCAAAAATGTTTTGAAGGATATTCGTGATGATTATGACTTTTTGATTATTGATTGTCCCCCATCTTTGGGATTATTGACTTTAAATGCACTATCCGCGGCGGATTCGGTATTAATACCCGTCCAATGCGAGTATTATGCACTCGAAGGACTGGGACAATTGCTCAATACAATATCAATCGTTCAATACCAACTCAACACAGATTTGGAAATAGAAGGAGTGCTTCTGACAATGTTTGATTCGAGACTTCGTTTGTCCAACCAAGTTGCTGAAGAAGTAAAACAACATTTTGGAAAAAAAGTATTCAAAACTGTGATAAATCGAAATGTAAGGCTATCGGAAGCACCAAGTCACGGGTTGCCGGTCTTGCTTTACGATGCGACTTGCTCCGGAACACAAAATTATATAGACCTTGCAACTGAATTAGTGGATAATAACAGAAAATTTTTGAGAAATAATGAATAAGTTACCGAAAAAGAAAACGGGTTTGGGCAAAGGTCTCGGAGCCTTGATTTCTTCAGTTGAATTTGATACCGATAAGGGATTCAGTTTGAGTGGCAAAGAAACGGCTGAAAGCAAATTATTTGCCGAAGTAAATGTCAACGAAATAAGAGTCAATCCATATCAGCCAAGGAAAAACTTCGACCCTGACGGACTCGAAGATTTGACCAATTCTATCAAAAAGCATGGAATATTGCAACCGATAATCGTCCGTAAAACAATTAACGGTTATGAATTAGTGAGCGGTGAACGGCGTCTCAGAGCGTCTATCGAGGCAGATTTGAAGGTTATTCCGGCATATGTTCTCGCTGTCAAATCTGATTCGCAAATGCTTGTAATAGCGTTGGAAGAGAACATTCAGCGTAAAGACCTCAATCCGATGGAAGAAGCATACGGATACAACGAATTCATAGAAAAATTCAATTATACTCAAGAACAAATTGCCGAATTATTCAACAAGGACCGCTCTACAATTGCAAACTTTTTGCGACTGTTGCGATTGCCGCTCAAAGTGCAGGAAATGCTTCGCGAGAAACGTCTGAGCATGGGTCACGCAAGAGCTTTGTTGGGATTGAATGATGCCGCAAAGATGATTTGGGCTGGAAATGAGATAATTGAAAAGAAATTGAATGTTCGCGATACTGAAACTTTGGTCAAGAGAATCGAATCGGGTAAAATTGCATTTGACAAACCGAAGGCAAAATTCCCCGAAAAAAATCCAATAGCCGAATCAACCAAAGCAATTTTGAATGATAAGGCTGACAAGCTTCGTGTAGCATTCGGAACAAACGTGAGAGTAATTCCAAAATCTAAGGAAAGCGGCATTATCGAATTTGAGTTTTATTCGTCTGATGATTTGGAAAGATTGATAGAATTGTTTGATAAAGTGAAAGAGTATTAGGATGAAGACTTTTCAAAATGTTGCGACTTTTCGTGTAAGGTATGCTGATACTGACCGTATGGGCTTCCTTTATAACGGAAATTACTTAACATTATTCGAAATCGGAAGAACTGAATTAATGCGAACTCATGGCATGAATTATCGCAAAATGGAAGACGAAGGCTTTATGCTACCGCTTACTCAGGCATATGCCAAATACATCAATCCCGCCTATTATGACGATGTGTTGGAGATTCAGGCAGCTTTAGAATATACAGGTGGTGCTTTGCTAAGGTTCAATTATAATATTTTGAAAGATAATACGATAATAACAAATGGATTTACAGAGCATATATTTATGAATTCAAAATCGCGAAAGCCAATGAAGCCGCCAAAATTTTTCTTGGACATAATTAACGATAATAATTAAGGGGAAAGACTTTGCCTATGACGCATATCTACGTTTTCGATAACAATATGGTGACAAAATGAACAAACTTAAATTTGCCGTTGTAATATTATTATTAGCTGCCGTGAGCGAAGGAATTGCGATTGACTCGCCGTTCAGCTTTTTGAGATATGTTTCAAGTGCACGTGCATCAGGACTTTCAGGCTCGTTCGTTGCTATGGAAGATGACCCGACGTCAATGTATTTCAATCCCGCAACAGTCAGTACGATACACACAAAACCACTATCGGTGACATTTTTGAAGCATGTATTGGATATTAATTCCGGCAATGTAAGTTATACTCATCATACCAAAGAAAATGGCTCTTTAGCAGCATCAATTGGTTACACAAGCTACGGAGCATTTGAATATGCCGATGGGATGGGCAATCGTGATGGTCGTACTTTTGGGGCAAATGATTTCTTATTCGGTGTCACCTATTCAAATGAGCTCGACAAAGATTTTTATTATGGATTGACGCTAAAATATATTTTCACGGGAATTGAAGAAGTCAGCACTTCTGCGTTTGCTTTTGATGCAGGTTTATTGTATTTGTTGCCCGATGGCAGAACAAATCTTGCAATGTCAATTTTGCATATCGGCACTCAAATCACCAAAATTGGCAATCAAAACGAACCACTGCCTTTGGATTTCAGAGTAGGCTTCAACCACAGATTGCAAGGTTTGCCGATTTTATTCAATTTATCATTGCATCATTTGTCAGACCAAGCAGATAACTTTTTCGATAGATTCAAAAGATTCAATGTAGGTGCTGAAATTAATCTGGGCGAATACATTCAAGCAAGAATTGGATATGATAACGAAGCTCGTTCGCTCACATCATCAGAAGTGGACAAAGGCTTGACAGGATTTTCGGGTGGCATTGGTGTCAAAACCGACATGATAAATTTCGACTATGGCTTCACTCGATACGGTTCAGCCGTTAATTTGCATAGATTCAGTATTAGTTTAGGTGTACAACAATTATTCTAAGAGGGAAAATGAAAGTGCCTTTTAAATTTTGCGTAATGTTTCTTTTTACAACGATTCTTTTTTTCGGAATAAACCCCGATTCTGCATATAGTCAAACCGACAATAAAGCAGTTATACTAAAGCCCGGAGTAAATGCCGGCGACTTATTATTTGCATATAATCAAATTGATAATGTAGAGATTGCCGGTGTGGAAGTTAATTCTTTTCTCGAAGTCAAAACTACGCTCAAGCCCTTTATTGATGAAATTTTGCAAAAAAATATAACTGAAAATACTCCAATCAAATTTGAAATAACGTTTGCAGTAGCGAACAATTTTGTAGCATTTTTGGAGCGTTCCAAGTTGAAGGGCTCTGAATCGCTCAAATACAAACGCGTGGTTGATGCCTTTCGATTAGCTGCTCAAGAAGCCGCAAATGCTAACCCGAGTAAGTAGATTTTGCTGAAATTAGTGTATTTCGCATTTATAAAATAAACAATAAATCAGATAGAAACAGACTTATGCTTTGTATATATAATACTTCGATTGAGCCATATATCAACATGGCAACCGAAGAGCATCTTTTCAAAAATTTCCAAGACGATATTTTCATGCTATGGCGAAATAACAACGCTATTGTAGTCGGTAAACACCAAAACACTCTTGCAGAAATAAATCTTGAGCATGTCCGCCAAAACGACATCAAAGTTGTCAGAAGATTGTCCGGTGGCGGCGCCGTTTTCCACGATTTAGGAAATCTGAATTTCACATTTATCGTCAATGGCGAAGACAGCAATCTTGTTGATTTTCGCAAATACACCCAACCAATTTTAGACGTTCTGCAATCACTCGGTGTAAACGCAATATTTGAAGGGCGAAACGATTTAACAATCGAAGGTAAAAAATTCTCCGGTAATGCAGTTCATGTGATTCGAAATCGCGTTCTCCAACATGGCACATTGCTTTTCACTTCGCAAATATCAGATTTGACCGAAGCACTCAAAGTCAATCCCTTAAAATTTCAAGATAAAGCCGTAAAATCAGTTCGTTCACGAGTCACCAATATTAGCGAACATCTGCCCCATCCAATTGCTCTCGACCAATTTACTCAACTGATTATGAAGCATATCCAGTCAATGTATTCAGATGCCACAATGTATGAATTCAATGCTGAAGATGAAGAAGCGATTCAGAAATTAGCCGCCGAAAAGTATAGCACTTGGGATTGGAATTTTGGCTATCAAGCAAAGTATAATTTTGAAAAATTAGAAAGAACTTCAGCCGGAAATATCGAAGTGCATTTGAATGTTGAAAATGGTTTCATCAAAGAGAGCAAAATTTACGGTGATTATTTTAATACTGCCGAAACTTCGGATATTGAAGCTGCACTTATTGGTGTAAAGCACGAGTACAACGAAATATCAACCCTGCTTAATCAATTTGATTTGGACGCATACTTTAGAGGAATCGCCAAAGGTGAACTTGAAAATTGTTTCTTTTAACCTTAAATTAAGTTTAGCTTAACAAAAACTTTTCCACATCTCTTCAAATTTTTGCTTTATATCGTCATAAGTCATAAATTTTAAAACATTTTATATGGAGTCAATTTTATGACCGTCAGACTTGGAAGCATTCAGAATATCGCTGCTAAGAAGAACTACGATACTTCGTATTTGAAACCAATGGACAAGCCTGTTTCAGAGTACTTCAATCAATATGTCTTTGGTCCTGAAGCCAAGAAAAAGTACCTTGCGATTGATGTTTACGAAAAATTCGAAAATTGCATCGAAAACGATATCGCTTTAGATTCCGATACCGCTGATATGATTGCGATTGGACTCAAGAATTGGGCGATTGACCATGGAGTAACGCACTACACGCATTGGTTCCAACCACTCACCGGTAAAACTTCCGAAAAGCACGATACTTTTTTCAAATTTGACAAGCATTGGCGAGCTATTGAAATGCTGTCGGGTTTGGAATTGATTGTGCAAGAGCCAGATGGTTCAAGTTTTCCGTCCGGAGGTTTGCGAAGCACACACAATGCCCGTAGTTACACTATTTGGGACCCGAAATCTCCGATTTTCATTCGTCGCGGGAAATATGGCAAAACCCTTTGCGTTCCGGCTATTTTGATTTCATATTCCGGCGAATCGCTCGATATGAAAGCCCCTTTGCTCAAATCTATGAGTATGCTTAACAAATCTGCAGTCGGCGTCTGTAAATATTTTGATGACAACATCAACAAAGTCATTCCAACTCTCGGATGGGAACAAGAATATTTCGTTGTGGATGAATCATTGTTCAATGCCCGTCCGGATTTAATTTTGTGCGGTCGGACTCTTTACGGAAATGCTTCAGCTCGCGGACAACAACTCGAAGACCATTATTTCGCTTCGATTCCTGAGCGTGTTTACAATTTTATAATTGATTTTGAGCAAGAAGCATTACGATTAGGAATTCCCATTAAGACTCGCCATAATGAAGTTGCGCCAAATCAATTTGAATGTGCACCGCATTTTGAGTATGCAAATATCGCTGCTGACCATAATTTGTTGCTAATGGATAAAATTGACCGCGTTGCGAAAAGACACGGATTGAGGGTGCTGATGCATGAAAAACCCTTCAACGGATTGAATGGCTCCGGCAAACATAATAATTGGTCTATGTCCACGAATACGGGCGTCAATTTGCTCGAACCCGGCGACCACCCCGAAACTAATTTGATGTTTATGACTTTTTTCATAAATACGATTTATGCCGTGTATAAACACGCCGATTTATTGCGCGCCAGCATTGCAAATGCAGGAAATGAACACCGTTTGGGCGCTAATGAAGCACCACCGGCAATTATTTCTGTATTTACGGGTGATAATGTGCAAAAAGTTTTAGATGCATTCAAAAGCGGAATTGAATATAAGGATGAAAGTGTTCAAGTAAATTCAGGATTGGAACATCTTTTAGTGCCATTCCAAAAACTCCATACAACTGATAGAAATCGTACTTCGCCATTCCCTTTTACCGGAAATAAATTTGAATTTCGGGCAGTTGGTTCATCGGTTAATGTTTCCAACCCAATGACAATATTGAATATTATAGCAGCCGATACTCTTTCAGAATTTAAAATTAAAGTTGATTCATTAATTTCTAAAGGAAAAGAAAAGGAAACTGCAATTAAAAATACTTTGATTGAAATGTTAAAAGAATGCGAACCAATAATCTTTAATGGCGATAATTATAGTGATGAATGGGTTCAAGAAGCTGAAAGACGTGGTTTGCCAAATCTCAAGACGACTCCAATTGCATTAAATGAAATGATTAAAGAGCATAATATTGAGTTTCTTGCAAAAACGGGAGTTTTCAGTCGTGATGAAATAATTTCTCGTTATAATGTCGCAATTTTGGAATATATTCATAAATTGGAAATCGAGGCAGTATTAGTTGATGAAATTGCACAAACAATGATAATTCCTTCAGTTGTTTCATATCAAAATGAATTGATTAAAAATGTTCAGGGATTAAAAGAAATTGGATTAATTGCCGAAGCTGAAGCTCATAAAAATCAATTAGTTAAAATTTCATATCATCTCGAGGGTATGATAAAACATTTGAATGATTTGGAAACAGAACGCAAAGCAGCATCCCAAAAAAGTGTTGATGGCGAAAAAGCAGAACATTTTTGCACAAAGGTAAAGCCACTGTTCGACATAATCCGCTCACATGCAGATAAGTTGGAGTTAATGGTGGACGATAAATATTGGCAATTACCCAAGTATCGTGAGTTGTTGTTTTTGCATTAAAATGATAAAATATTATTTTATTTTTGAGAATAAATTGATATTTTGAAAAAAATAAAAGGGTGACTGCTACTGCAATCACCCTTTTTAGCTTCAAGTGAAGAGAAGAATTAGAGAGTGTATCTTGCGCCCATGTAAATTTTTCTACCCATAATCGGTCCCCAAATCATCGAAGTATCGAAATACTGTCCGAATGGGTCGTTTGCTGCAATAATCGGATTCGGCTGAATGAAATTGCTGAGATTTTCGCCACCGAGATAAACTTCAAACTTTCCGAAACGCTTGGTGATTTGCGAGTGGAGCATCAAGTAACCCTGAAATTCATCTGCCAGACGGTATTCTTCAGGATTGTTTGCAGTAGATGGCAATCTGCCTTTGCCGTTGTAATCGAATGTAAAATCGAAACTCCAGGATTCGTCAGGCAATGTGTATGCAAGATTCAAGAAGCTTTTAGCGAAACTTTGTAACGGCTTATCCATCAAAACACCGTTGTAGGTGCTTTTCACATCGTTAATTCTATACGCGGTTGATGCTGTAAAGCCGCTGAACGGCTCTATGATTAAGTCAATTTGGAAGCTGTTAGAGTATGATTCGCCGTCGAGATTTGAGAAATAAATTGAATTCACATCTCTATCCATATCCATAACTACTTGATTTATAAACTGTGTATGGAAATAATCTATATTAAGTGTGAAGTAAACACCGGCGAAATCAAATTCCGACGTAGTATTGAGTCCGTAATTCCATGCTTCTTCTTGCTTTAAGTCACTTTCGATAATAATATTTCGCGATGAAGCAAGGATTGCAGAATTCTCAGCATAAATATAAGATGAGCGATAACCCTTGCCGGCTGAAGCTCTGAAAACTGTACTTTCAGTTAGGTCATATTTAATGTGAAATCGTGGCGTGATAAAAGTTCCATATAAATTATGATTATCCGCTCTCAAACCTGCAGTAAATATGAAGTTTTGCAGTCCTGAATAAGAAAATTCTGTGAAAATGCCGGGAACAAGTTCATGACGATTTGTTGGGTTAAAATCTAAATTTTCATTCAAATTATCGTACTGAAAGCTCAAACCGCTTGTCAATTTGGCGTATTTTTCTTCTGCTTCGTAATCTGCAAAGCTATGGTCGAAAATGAAATTCGCATAAAATGAATTTTGTTCGCCATCATAAGTTCTTTTGCCGAAAAATGATTTCTGGCTATGATGAGTAAATGAAACAATCGTCCCAATTGTAGAAATTGCGTCCTCGTCCAATAGAAATCCATTTTTTGAAAACACTTGGAAACGATTAGTTTTTATGTCAATGCCGTAAGCGTCCTTATTAATTCCACGCAGAAAATCCTGTTGCCCGCCTTGGCGGTCTTCGACGATAATATGAGCACCCGAAACAGATTCGAAGCCGTCGTACTGAAGTTTCCAGCGGTTCATGAAATTGAATTGCTGTACCAAAGGATGGTCTGTAAATCCGTTACCGTTGAAATCATGGTCAAAACTGCTGCTATTACCATGTAAGAACATCATTGTACTGATTTCATCGGATAACCTATAGGATGCATCAACATTGGCTTCAAATCGCCCGATTTCTTCAGCAAATACATTAAAAAACATAGGGTTATCATCTTCAGGTTTTTTGAAATCGAGATTTATTTGCCCTGTGATTGACTCGTACCCATTCACAACGGACGATGTCCCTTTTGAAATTGAAATTGATTGCATCCAGGGTCCCGGAACGTAAGACAAGCCAAATGATGTAGCCAATCCCCTTAGTGAAGGAATATTCTCGAACATCAACTGACTGTAAATACCTTGCAAACCGAGAAGTTTAATCTGTCGGGCGCCGGTGACGGCATCTGAAAATTCGACATCTGCTGCTGCATTTGTCACAAAACTTTCAGCTAAATTACAACATGCCGCTTTTTGCAATCCTTTTTCGGAGATTTTAAAATTGCTGGAAATATCCGATTTTGAAATTGTTGCATCAGTCATCCTTCCGGTAACTGTGACTTCATCAGTAGTTGTGAATTTATCCATTACAATTTCCAGCGAACCTTCATAGTCGTGCACGTGAATTGTGTCGCTGATATATCCCAAATAGCTTACGATTAAATTGTGACCACCTTCGATTTCTTCGATCTTGAAAGCGCCCCTATCATCGGTTAAAGTGCCTACATCAGAATTCATCCATGTGACGCGGGCTTTGCTCAAATGGATTTTTTCTTCATCCGCACCAACTCCATATACAGTACCTGTAATGAATTGTTGCGAAAAAAGATTAATATTTATAAAAAATATTGAAAATAAAATTAAAAAAATATGATTTCTCATTGTTTTATCCTAATTAATAAAAGAAATTAATTGATTGTATTGTAAATACAAGAAAAGGAATTACAATGAGGACTTGGGGAGTTCTTCTCGCTCGAAATTAGAAAGCAGGTAAATAAATTTGATTAAATTATCTTTGAAACCTGAGTAAAGCATCTTTAGTCGCTTTTCCCAAGTTTTGATTTCGTGTTTTTCGTAAAAGTCAATAGCAAAAGTCCGAATATACTCAGTCGGATATTTAATTAAATATTTATGAACTGTGTTGCTAAGAAACTGTTCGTCTATCTGAATGACAGTAATAGTTTCTTTGCAACATTTTGCACGATTTAATTCAACCGGATAATTGACTTTTTCGTTTTCGACGCCACAGCAATTTCCTGAATGTACGTGCGAAATTTCACATGAGGATTCATCGCTTTCACATTTACAATCAGCTTTTTCGATGATATTGATAGTAAGTTCGCCGGACATGCCACATAAGTGCTCATGCAACGTGACTCCAACAGTGACAGTTAAGGTTGTCACCATCAAAATAACCGACATTATGTACTTTATCATCAACATATCTATATAAACACTAAAAAATGCAAAAAGTTACAATACAAATATAAGGAAATCTGTTTATTTATCAAAATTTTTCGCAGCGTTCCAAATTTCGTCCATCTCCTCCAAAGTCATATCATTGAGGTCAAGTCCACGTTCGCGAGCGATTTTTTCAATATAATAAAAGCGCTTTGTGAATTTGTTGTTCGTCAGATGCAAAGCCTGCTCTGCGACAATGCCTTCAAATCTCGCCGCATTCACCAATGCAAACAGCAAGTCGCCAAATTCTTGTTCAGCTTTTTCATTATTTCCGCTTTTCAGTTCATGTCTGAATTCTGTGATTTCCTCGAAAACTTTTGCCCAAACGTCGTCCGGATTATCCCAATCAAAGCCCACTCGAGATGCCTTATGTTGAATTCGTTCCGCTCTTAGCAAAGCCGGAAGATTACTCGGGACGCCATCGAGTACAGATTTACGTTCTCCGCTACCGGATTCCTTCAGCTTCAGGGCTTCCCAATTTTGCATCACTTGCTCTACCCCATCAACACTCGTGTCGCCGAAAACGTGCGGATGACGATGAATCATTTTCGCTGATATTTTTTTGATGACATCTTTTAAATCGAATGCCTTTCTTTCCTGGGCTATCACTGCATGGAGCACGATATGTAGCAATAAATCGCCCAATTCTTTCGAAAATTCGGCATCGTCATTTTCGTAAATCGCATCAATAGCTTCGTAAACTTCCTCAATCATTAAATGTGCAATCGAGCGGTTAGTCTGAGTGCTGTCCCAAGGGCAATCTCTGCGGAGAATTTTCACAATTTCGACAAATGCTTCAAATTGCGATATAGCATCCTCCGGGTTGGAAGGAAGCGGGATTTCTGCTTTTTTATTCATTTTCAATTCCTGCACTTTCGATTACAGATTCTGCGAATTCAATTATTTGATTATATGCTTCATCTAAGGAAATATTTTTCACTCTTGCTCCGGCTGCGTTCAAATGCCCGCCACCACCGAAATGCGAGCTAATTTTCCGCGCTGAATACTTTCCCTTTGAGCGCATTGAAATCCTCAATTCATCGCTGCCTATTACCTCTGCTATCATCACGCCAATTTTTGTCCCATCAATTGAAAGGGTGTGATTGACGAAATTGTCAATATCGTCGTTTGAAGCATTGGCAGAATTCAACATCTCGGCACTTATTCGCATAATTGCCAATTGTCCGCCATAATGTAGCGTGATATTTTTGAGAGCCGAACCGAGTATATGGATGGAATTAATAGAATTCGTATTATAGACTTGTTCATAAATTTCGACCGGATTCACGTCATATTGCATAATATCTGCTACGATTTGATGAGTGCTGGCATCAGTTCTGGGGAAGCGGAAACTGCCCGTATCAGTCATAATTGCTAAGTATAGATTTTGTGCTATGTCGCTATTCATTTCAATTTCGAGGAAATTCAAAAAGTAATAAACCAACTCACCTGTGGAAGTAGCTTCGGTATTCACTATGGACAAGTCAACATTTATATTTGCTTCGGTATGATGGTCAATCAATAGCTTATATGCTTTAGATTCGTTAAAAATCGGTGCAAGTGTTCCGAGACGTGACGAATCGTTCAAATCGGCGATTATTATCAAATCCACTTCCGATGCATCAAAGTGGTAATTTTCATGACTTTTGACAATAGAATTTCTATCGGTAAACATCAAATTATATGGTGTTGGGTCGCAATTTACGATTTCAACTTTCTTGCCAATCGCTGTCAAAGCATGGTAGAGAGCCAGCTCTGAACCTATTGCGTCGCCATCGGGGTTGCGGTGAGTCGAAATCCAAATGCGCCCTGATTTTTCTATGGCTGTGCGGGCTTGTTCGAATGCCGGATACAACAGATTTCGAACTTTTTCGGGTATATGCAATTTATCTCCAAAATTTACTTCTTAACTGAATTATTAACGTAAGTGACACGAAATATTATTAGATTTGTACTTGTAAATATTTTGAGATTTGATAGACTAAATTGAAATGAACGAGGAATTAAATAGAGAACATAAGCCATATAGCAAGTATCGCCCGAAAGACGATGACAAATTTTCCGGATTAAACATGAAGTTTGATTCCAAAAAGGCATTGCCTTATCTATATGTGACCGGGATTTTCCTTGTTTCCGTCTATCTTTTGTTGCTCATTTTTGATGCATGGCTAATGCCGGCGATGGTTCATAACCGTGACCTCGTCAAAGTGCCGGAAGTGACAGGCTCAAATTTGCGAAATGCTTCCAGCATTCTCAAGCAAAATGGATTGAACTACG
This window encodes:
- the mazG gene encoding nucleoside triphosphate pyrophosphohydrolase; protein product: MNKKAEIPLPSNPEDAISQFEAFVEIVKILRRDCPWDSTQTNRSIAHLMIEEVYEAIDAIYENDDAEFSKELGDLLLHIVLHAVIAQERKAFDLKDVIKKISAKMIHRHPHVFGDTSVDGVEQVMQNWEALKLKESGSGERKSVLDGVPSNLPALLRAERIQHKASRVGFDWDNPDDVWAKVFEEITEFRHELKSGNNEKAEQEFGDLLFALVNAARFEGIVAEQALHLTNNKFTKRFYYIEKIARERGLDLNDMTLEEMDEIWNAAKNFDK
- a CDS encoding TonB-dependent receptor; amino-acid sequence: MRNHIFLILFSIFFININLFSQQFITGTVYGVGADEEKIHLSKARVTWMNSDVGTLTDDRGAFKIEEIEGGHNLIVSYLGYISDTIHVHDYEGSLEIVMDKFTTTDEVTVTGRMTDATISKSDISSNFKISEKGLQKAACCNLAESFVTNAAADVEFSDAVTGARQIKLLGLQGIYSQLMFENIPSLRGLATSFGLSYVPGPWMQSISISKGTSSVVNGYESITGQINLDFKKPEDDNPMFFNVFAEEIGRFEANVDASYRLSDEISTMMFLHGNSSSFDHDFNGNGFTDHPLVQQFNFMNRWKLQYDGFESVSGAHIIVEDRQGGQQDFLRGINKDAYGIDIKTNRFQVFSKNGFLLDEDAISTIGTIVSFTHHSQKSFFGKRTYDGEQNSFYANFIFDHSFADYEAEEKYAKLTSGLSFQYDNLNENLDFNPTNRHELVPGIFTEFSYSGLQNFIFTAGLRADNHNLYGTFITPRFHIKYDLTESTVFRASAGKGYRSSYIYAENSAILASSRNIIIESDLKQEEAWNYGLNTTSEFDFAGVYFTLNIDYFHTQFINQVVMDMDRDVNSIYFSNLDGESYSNSFQIDLIIEPFSGFTASTAYRINDVKSTYNGVLMDKPLQSFAKSFLNLAYTLPDESWSFDFTFDYNGKGRLPSTANNPEEYRLADEFQGYLMLHSQITKRFGKFEVYLGGENLSNFIQPNPIIAANDPFGQYFDTSMIWGPIMGRKIYMGARYTL
- a CDS encoding bifunctional oligoribonuclease/PAP phosphatase NrnA; the protein is MHIPEKVRNLLYPAFEQARTAIEKSGRIWISTHRNPDGDAIGSELALYHALTAIGKKVEIVNCDPTPYNLMFTDRNSIVKSHENYHFDASEVDLIIIADLNDSSRLGTLAPIFNESKAYKLLIDHHTEANINVDLSIVNTEATSTGELVYYFLNFLEIEMNSDIAQNLYLAIMTDTGSFRFPRTDASTHQIVADIMQYDVNPVEIYEQVYNTNSINSIHILGSALKNITLHYGGQLAIMRISAEMLNSANASNDDIDNFVNHTLSIDGTKIGVMIAEVIGSDELRISMRSKGKYSARKISSHFGGGGHLNAAGARVKNISLDEAYNQIIEFAESVIESAGIENE